In the Molothrus ater isolate BHLD 08-10-18 breed brown headed cowbird chromosome 26, BPBGC_Mater_1.1, whole genome shotgun sequence genome, one interval contains:
- the MKNK2 gene encoding MAP kinase-interacting serine/threonine-protein kinase 2, whose amino-acid sequence MVQKKSEIPGFHRSFKGQNPFDLEFDQSNHLEPVFNFECPPRPDMPSSQPIDIPDAKKRNKKKKRCRATDSFSGRFEDVYQLQEEVLGEGAHARVQSCVNLITNKEYAVKIIEKRLGHIRSRVFREVEMLYQCQGHRNVLELIEFFEEEERFYLVFEKMRGGSILTHIHRRRHFNELEASVVVQDIASALHFLHNKGIAHRDLKPENILCESPDQVSPVKICDFDLGSGIKLNGDCSPISTPELLTPCGSAEYMAPEVVEAFNEEASIYDKRCDLWSLGVILYIMLSGYPPFVGHCGSDCGWDRGEACHTCQNMLFESIQEGKYEFPDKDWAHISFGAKDLISKLLVRDAKKRLSAAQVLEHPWVQGCAPDNTLPTPIILQRNSSAKELTSFAAEAIAVNRQLTRHDEDEEEEAEEEARPIIIKATSRAMQLSPPSESKLAKRRQKSSLAKAVASGQHLVAPLVLVADQA is encoded by the exons ATGGTGCAGAAGAAATCAGAGATCCCGGGATTCCACCGCTCCTTCAAG GGGCAAAACCCTTTCGACCTGGAGTTCGACCAGTCCAACCACCTGGAGCCCGTCTTCAACTTCGAGTGCCCGCCCCGTCCCG ACATGCCTTCAAGTCAACCCATTGACATCCCTGATGCCAAGAAAaggaacaagaagaagaagcGCTGCAGAGCCACCGACAGCTTCTCGGGCAGGTTCGAAG ATGTTtaccagctgcaggaggaggtgctgggagaaGGGGCCCACGCCAGAGTCCAGTCCTGCGTGAACCTCATCACCAACAAGGAGTATGCGGTGAAG ATCATCGAAAAGCGCCTGGGACACATCCGGAGCAGGGTTTTCCGGGAGGTGGAGATGCTCTATCAGTGCCAGGGACACAG AAATGTGCTGGAGCTGATTGAGTTCTTCGAGGAGGAGGAGAGGTTTTACCTGGTGTTTGAGAAGATGAGGGGAG GCTCCATCCTGACCCACATCCACCGGAGACGCCACTTCAACGAGCTGGAGGCCAGCGTGGTGGTGCAGGATATCGCCAGCGCCCTGCACTTTCTGCACAACAAAG GGATTGCACACAGGGATCTGAAACCAGAAAATATCCTGTGTGAGAGCCCAGACCAG gTCTCCCCAGTGAAGATCTGCGACTTTGACCTGGGAAGTGGCATCAAACTGAACGGCGACTGCTCCCCCATCTCCACTCCGGAGCTGCTCACCCCG tgtggCTCAGCCGAGTACATGGCCCCGGAGGTGGTGGAAGCCTTCAACGAGGAAGCCTCAATCTACGACAAGCGCTGTGACCTGTGGAGCCTGGGTGTCATCCTGTACATCATGCTCAGTGGGTACCCCCCCTTTGTGGGCCACTGCGGCTCTGACTGTGGCTGGGACCGGGGTGAGGCGTGCCACACCTGCCAG AACATGCTCTTTGAGAGCATCCAGGAGGGGAAGTACGAGTTTCCTGACAAGGACTGGGCACACATCTCCTTTGGAGCCAAAGACCTCATTTCCAAGCTGCTGGTGAGAGATGCCAAGAAGCGGCTCAGCGCAGCCCAGGTCCTGGAGCACCCCTGGGTGCAGGGG TGTGCCCCGGACAATACCCTGCCAACCCCCATCATCCTGCAGAG gaacagcagtgcCAAAGAGCTCACCTCCTTTGCTGCTGAGGCCATCGCTGTCAACCGCCAGCTGACACGGCATGACGAGGACGAGGAGGAAGAGGCGGAGGAGGAAGCACGACCCATCATCATCAAAGCTACCTCACGGGCCATGCAGCTCTCCCCCCCCTCTGAGTCCAAGCTGGCCAAGCGGCGGCAGAAGAGCAGCCTGGCCAAGGCAGTGGCCTCTGGGCAGCACCTGGTGGCCCCGCTGGTCCTGGTGGCCGACCAAGCCTGA